The stretch of DNA CATATTTAACTGAGAAGGAGAAGATATTTTGATTGATTTATAAAGGTGCTGAATATAATCTTCTAGGTGTGAGTAATGCATGATTACCTCCAATTAGAGAACGTATGTTCTGTTTTATGGTATAAAAAAAGGTGCTTTTTCTTTTGGCACCTTTCAAGTATTACCTGAATTTGGTAATTATAGTATAAAGTCCTTCCGGGAAAATTGCAATAGAGGCGTATACGTTATTTTCTCTTTTGACTCTTTTTAAATTTGATGTAGTCATAAACATCTTGGATATCTTCCGAGGAAAAGCTAGCTAAATCATTAAACATTAAATCAGCTTCTGGGAAATCTTCTTGAATTTTTTCAAGGAAATGCTGCTTTTCATCGACAGTGTTTCGTTCAACTTCATCTGTTCGACCTAATAAGAAGTCAGTAGACACTTCAAAAATAGAGGCAAACTGACTTAGCTCTTCTCCGCGAACTGGTCTATCTCCTGCTTCAATTCGATTCATTACACTAACATTGATTTGAGCGATTTTTGCTAATTCTTTTTGGCTCCATTGTTTTGCTTCGCGTAATTGAATGATACGATCTCCGATACCCATTATTTTATACCACCTATACTTTCTGATTTGGAAATAATTATATCATAACACATAAAAAACAGCTAATTTGTTTCTTATTTAGAAATTTAGTTGTTGACATTTTTAATATAGAAATGTACTATGAATTTATAATTTCTAAAACAGAAATAACGAAGGGAGGATAAACATGCGATTAAAAGATATCCTCATTCGAGAAGATCAATTGCCTTATTCCACTAAAGAAGAGGACAAGCCTTTTATTATTGTCTATTCAAATGGCAAAACAAAGATGTCGTATTTACCGGATCATGGAGAGACAAAGATCATTACCCATCAAGGACAGGTGAAACGTGTTCGTTTTGATGAGGGAGAAGAATTTAAATAGTAAGTTGTGCTACCAGCTAACTGGAGGACATGAGTTAACGTTACTAACGTTGCTCATGTCCTTTTTCATTTTAAAGGAGGGATTATTATCATGAGGAAAAAACATGAAAATAAGAATTGGATAGATAGTTTATTAGCAGAGTACGAACATGGAAAGAAAGCATTGGAGAACATGAAGAAAGAATTAGATCCAGAAATTGAAATGGATCAAAAGGATATCAACGTACTTGATGAAATGATCAAGGATATGTCCTATGCCATGAATTGGATGCATATCGGTCGTGAACCGGACAGCTATGGGGGCATAGATAAACGCTCCGCGTATCAACGAAGGGTAATTTACGACATGGATTTATTACCATCATTAGAAATAGAACCAACAGAGAGAAAGCTTACGGAAAATGAGAAAGTGATGATTACGGAAATTTTATTGGTGCTATCTCCACGAGAAAGGCAGTGCTATCTGTTGCATATGGCGCAAGGATGGAGTATGGGGGAGATATCAGAGGAACTTAATATTGGGAAGTCTTCGGTACAACAATTTATTCAACGAGCGAAAAAGAAAGTCGCTTGTCGTACGAAAGACATACAAGCCCACCTATAGGATGAAGGGGAAATAAAAAAATGATTTGCTCTTCAAAATTAGATACTTATAGGAGGAATTTTAAATGGCAGAGATGTTACAAGGAAAAAACAAGGTATTATTATTTCGTTTACTAAATGAAAGTACAAATGAGGCTGCAAAGCTAGTGTTCCAAACTGAACATACATTTTCGTATTCCCGAGCGCTTGATCGTATTATCACAAAAGATGGAACGATTGTAAAAGTTGGGGAGCTTGAGTCTGAGGTGAGTATTGAAGCAATTCAGTCTAAAGATGATCCAGTACGCGAAATGTTAGAAAGTGCAGTGAAGAAAGGTGAAAAAATTGAGTTGTGGGAAGTAACAGTAGATGAATCTTTAAAAGAGGGAGATAAATATCCAGCTGTATATGCTCAAGGATACTTAGATTCGTGGGAGAGTGCTGCCAATGCTGAAGAACAAGCAACAGTATCGAGTAACTTCATTGTAGAACTAGAGCCTCAAGTTGGAATGGCAACATTAACTACTGAACAAGAAGAAGCAGTTCAGTACGTATTTCAAGATACTGTAGTAGAAGAAGGATCCGTAAATGAGTAAAAAATAATTGAGGGCACAATATGTGCTCTCAAATTCTTGTAAAAGGTGGTATTTCGTATGGAATTTAAAGTTAATAATAAAGAGTATGTATTGAAATTTGGTATAAAGTTCATTAGACAACTAGATGAAGTTTATAAAGTTGACTATCAAGGGTTGGAATTTGGAATGGGAGTGAATTTAGCTTATATCAATTTAGTACAAAAAAATCCTACTGTTTTAGTAGAAGTTATTAAAGCTGGGATTTCACATCACACTAATACTCCGAAACAATCGACAATTGAATCAGCTATTGAGGAATATGCAGAAATACATGATGGTTTGTCTACATTGTTCACTGAATTATTGGGTGAACTGGGAAAGTCGGTAATGGTCAAAGACACACTCAAAGACTTTCAGGAAAAAGCGGTAAAAAACAAGTAAGCGAAACATCAAGAGAAACGTATGAAACAATTATTATTAACTGTTTTCGATACCTTGGTTTTACATCATTAGCCGATATTGATTGTTTAACGATGTATGAATATACACTTAGGATGCGATCGTACTATTTAACTAGAGTGGATAAAGAGTATGATATGCATCTTCAAGCATGGTTAAACCATCAAGTTAAAGCCAAAAGAACAAAAGGATCCTCCAAAAACCCGAAACAGGAATATGTGTATAAAGGTTTTGGTGATTTCTTTAATTATGAAAAAAGGTTAGAAAAGGTTGATATCAGTCATAAAGATGTTACTACTGAGCAAAAGAAAATGGCAGTAGTCGCTGAGAGAGTTAATAAAAGAGAGGAGGTGCAATAAATGTCCGTTAATTTATCTATAGATCATTATTTAGAAATTACCGGAGTGAAAAGTTATGTGAACCAATTTAAAAATATGACTAACGAAGTTGGTACCCTAGGTAATCAACTTATTGATACTGGCAGTTCAGTAAAAGTACTTGTTGATAACTTAAGTGCAGCCAGTGGAGGAATTGGTCCGTTTAAGCAATTACAGGATTACCTACAATCTGACACAGTACAAAGTTTCGCAGGTGTGTTTACAGGATTGGTTGGTGCAGTTGATAATACTACTGCCGCAATCCAGTCGATGCAAGATGTAGCTCAGAGTATTCCTAATGCATTTAATTCGATTCAATCTACTGGGAAGAAGTTGTGGGGTGTATTAAAAGCAAATCCTATTCTTACAATTGTTTCTGTGATAGCTGGATTAATAGGTGTTCTTTTTCAATTATATCAAACCAATGAAACGGTTCGAGGAGCAATTGACTCTGCGTGGGCAGCTATTCAGTCGGTATTTACAGGTACGGTCGATTCCATGAGTAATATTGATATATCAGGTATTATTTCTACCATTGTCACTACTTTAACTACCATGCTCCCAGTTATGCTAGAAACAGGAATTAGTTTTTTACAAGGTTTTATTAACGGAGTGCTACAGCAAGCGCCTCTATTAATAGAGATGGTGATGAGCTTAATTCAAACCATTTTAAATACATTTACCACCATGATACCTTTGCTGATTGAAGTATTTTCAGGAGTGGTAACAACACTTATTGATTCTATTGTGATGATGTTACCATTACTAATTACGACGATAATTACGTTAATAACAACTATTACTGAAACAATCATCTTATATCTCCCTATGATTTTAAATATGGGAATTCAATTAATAAATGCAATTATTAATGGTTTAATAGTGGCTTTACCAATGATCATCCAAGCTGGTATTAGTATATTAACCTCATTAATAAACGGGATAACGACTGTTATACCACAATTATTAAATGTTGGTATGCAGCTTATAACTTCACTTGTTAATACTGTAGTCCAATTACTACCAAGTTTAATTCAAACAGGTATTCAGTTGTTAATGTCTTTAATACAAGGTGTATTACAAGTGCTTCCGTCCTTAATTAGTATGGGAATTCAACTAATTATACAATTAGCTAATTCAATTTTATCGATGCTACCTCAACTACTAAGTGCGGGTATACAAATCGTACTATCATTATTAAAAGGTATTGGTAGTTTACTTGTTCAAGTGTTATCGATTGGAAGGGATCTAGTTACTCGAGTGCTGAGCGGAATTGCTGAAAAAATAACGGGACTAGCTACCGCTGGAAAAAACATGGTATTTAAAGCAATTGAAGGTGTGAAAGAAGCATCGGATAGGTTTGTAACAGCAGGTAAGGATCTTATTTCTGGAATGATTACAGGTATAAAAGATAAAGCGAAAGATTTGGTTAGTACTGCGGTTCAAGCAGCCAAAGATGCAGTGAACGGTGTATTAAGTTTCTTAGGAATAAAATCTCCATCAAGGTTATTTATGGGCATTGGTGATGACACAATGGAAGGGTTTATTGTAGGAGTCAACCAAATGTCAGGTAAGCTAAGTAAAGCAATGGTAAATGTAACAAACGGTGCAACAAAGGCATTTCATGCAGAGATGAGCCCTAACTTGGATTTAGCGGGAGAAGTAAATAATGTACATCAATTTTCTAATCCTCAAAGTGTAGCAGTCCAATCGAATATCGAACAAGCTAATCAACCAGCGTATATTAATCTAAGGATTGGTAATAGCGATTTTCAATCCTTTGTGGAAGATATCTCAAATGTACAAGAAAGAAAAGCTTTTCGAACTAGAAGAGTATAAAAAGGGGGAAAGTATATGTATTTATTTACTGATACAACTCCTAGAGAGGAGCCTTTTATAGGCTCCTTTTCTCTACAAACCATTTTCAATAACATGAATATAGATCAATTATTATCAGATACACAAGGACGGTTTATAACTACTTCTATTTCAGGAAGAAATCTGACTTCAAAGTCTATAGAAACAAATGAGTTTTTAGGAATGCATGGTTTAAGAGAAGGAGATTTTAAATACGAACCAAGAGAAATAGTTGTAAGCTTTTTATTGGAAGATAAAACAAACTCAGGATTTCGCAATAAAATCAAACAACTCTATTCTATTCTGCAAGGTCAAAAAAGAAAGTTAAGATTTACTGATGAAAATGCCTATTATCTTGCTACATTTAAAGAAGCGGATATACCAGAGGAGAATTCAAATTCCATAGAAGGAAGTTTAATTTTCTTGTGTACAGATCCAGCGAAATATTTTGAACGTGTAGATATAGATATCAATCGGGGCAGTGATTTATATTCTATTGATTCAATAGAGCCAACATCTTGGGGAATAAAGGTTAATTTTACTGAGAATGTTAGCTATTTTTCATTCAATGAAAGTAAAGGACTGTATCTTTATTTAAACTATGAATTTATTGAAGGAGATGAATTGTCCATAGAATATGATAAAAGAAAAGTCTTACTGAATAGTGAACACGACTTAAGAAATACTGTTAGTGTACAATCGCATTTTCAGCAATTAGTACCTGGAGATACAGAAATTATTACAAGCCACGATTGTACATTAATTTATAATAAAAAAGATTATTCATAGAAAGGGGGGGGAGTCTATGAGTGAATTATTCATTTTTGATCAAAATGATCATTTAAAAACTATTATTTCAGAAGATACAGGTTTACTTCAAACTCGTTTCAGAGAGGAAGTTAATAAAATTCCGGATACACCATTTCAATTTGAAGTTGAAGCGAACGAAGGCATAACGAGATATATAAAAGAAGAAAATCAAGTCGTATTTCGTGATCAGAACGGTGATTATCGTTTATTTACTATAAAAGAGATAGATGATACTACAGAAATGGGAGTCTCCATTACTACTGCGACTTGTTCTTCTGCAATTATGGAACTAAATGAACATATTATAGAAAAGTTGAATCTAAAAA from Oceanobacillus iheyensis HTE831 encodes:
- a CDS encoding helix-turn-helix domain-containing protein encodes the protein MGIGDRIIQLREAKQWSQKELAKIAQINVSVMNRIEAGDRPVRGEELSQFASIFEVSTDFLLGRTDEVERNTVDEKQHFLEKIQEDFPEADLMFNDLASFSSEDIQDVYDYIKFKKSQKRK
- a CDS encoding XtrA/YqaO family protein, coding for MRLKDILIREDQLPYSTKEEDKPFIIVYSNGKTKMSYLPDHGETKIITHQGQVKRVRFDEGEEFK
- a CDS encoding sigma factor-like helix-turn-helix DNA-binding protein, which produces MRKKHENKNWIDSLLAEYEHGKKALENMKKELDPEIEMDQKDINVLDEMIKDMSYAMNWMHIGREPDSYGGIDKRSAYQRRVIYDMDLLPSLEIEPTERKLTENEKVMITEILLVLSPRERQCYLLHMAQGWSMGEISEELNIGKSSVQQFIQRAKKKVACRTKDIQAHL
- a CDS encoding phage major tail protein, TP901-1 family, which encodes MAEMLQGKNKVLLFRLLNESTNEAAKLVFQTEHTFSYSRALDRIITKDGTIVKVGELESEVSIEAIQSKDDPVREMLESAVKKGEKIELWEVTVDESLKEGDKYPAVYAQGYLDSWESAANAEEQATVSSNFIVELEPQVGMATLTTEQEEAVQYVFQDTVVEEGSVNE
- a CDS encoding tail assembly chaperone → MEFKVNNKEYVLKFGIKFIRQLDEVYKVDYQGLEFGMGVNLAYINLVQKNPTVLVEVIKAGISHHTNTPKQSTIESAIEEYAEIHDGLSTLFTELLGELGKSVMVKDTLKDFQEKAVKNK
- a CDS encoding phage tail protein → MSVNLSIDHYLEITGVKSYVNQFKNMTNEVGTLGNQLIDTGSSVKVLVDNLSAASGGIGPFKQLQDYLQSDTVQSFAGVFTGLVGAVDNTTAAIQSMQDVAQSIPNAFNSIQSTGKKLWGVLKANPILTIVSVIAGLIGVLFQLYQTNETVRGAIDSAWAAIQSVFTGTVDSMSNIDISGIISTIVTTLTTMLPVMLETGISFLQGFINGVLQQAPLLIEMVMSLIQTILNTFTTMIPLLIEVFSGVVTTLIDSIVMMLPLLITTIITLITTITETIILYLPMILNMGIQLINAIINGLIVALPMIIQAGISILTSLINGITTVIPQLLNVGMQLITSLVNTVVQLLPSLIQTGIQLLMSLIQGVLQVLPSLISMGIQLIIQLANSILSMLPQLLSAGIQIVLSLLKGIGSLLVQVLSIGRDLVTRVLSGIAEKITGLATAGKNMVFKAIEGVKEASDRFVTAGKDLISGMITGIKDKAKDLVSTAVQAAKDAVNGVLSFLGIKSPSRLFMGIGDDTMEGFIVGVNQMSGKLSKAMVNVTNGATKAFHAEMSPNLDLAGEVNNVHQFSNPQSVAVQSNIEQANQPAYINLRIGNSDFQSFVEDISNVQERKAFRTRRV
- a CDS encoding distal tail protein Dit is translated as MYLFTDTTPREEPFIGSFSLQTIFNNMNIDQLLSDTQGRFITTSISGRNLTSKSIETNEFLGMHGLREGDFKYEPREIVVSFLLEDKTNSGFRNKIKQLYSILQGQKRKLRFTDENAYYLATFKEADIPEENSNSIEGSLIFLCTDPAKYFERVDIDINRGSDLYSIDSIEPTSWGIKVNFTENVSYFSFNESKGLYLYLNYEFIEGDELSIEYDKRKVLLNSEHDLRNTVSVQSHFQQLVPGDTEIITSHDCTLIYNKKDYS